One window of Brachybacterium ginsengisoli genomic DNA carries:
- a CDS encoding HNH endonuclease signature motif containing protein — MGDLRGSTGAPFGEEGPGRGPARRNPPEPGSAASASPTPAAPRLPAHLRAVHAASLEESRRLAAHFTALAPSFHDTEGPDFDEDAAEAELLSVALALRCTRAVARRILHDAHVAVTQLPLTLLRLHSGEFPAGWFDRILRRTRHLTPRQLSAVDAAASRWPTTVTTEQFHHRLSRLLGRLESQQEIPAHLTPEGRRRVEVLPARDDGIGCLRVIGPVPEILALAQRLDAAARAVQAAQRRAFETGEVPPVDPRGTVAETGIPASLALIQYDLLGGAALDTDGVRVPQPRFRLNITVPVMTLLGGSQEPGTLEGTIPIPASMARELAGQSETWHRVLTDPCSGAFLPLPATTYAPTRAMLEHLRLRNSTCAVPDCTRSTSWASEADHIEEYQHGDPEHGGLTEIENLHLLCWQHHRAKTHGLLDPARLPSTPGLPGRTTWSIGDRVSVIVRDNEDLATPHTTAALMDSWARHQARLEARRRALERRRNPPPPPF, encoded by the coding sequence ATGGGCGATCTTCGTGGGAGCACGGGGGCACCGTTCGGCGAGGAGGGACCCGGGCGGGGTCCGGCCCGCCGGAACCCGCCCGAGCCCGGCTCGGCCGCGTCCGCATCGCCCACCCCTGCCGCTCCCCGCCTGCCCGCGCACCTGCGAGCGGTCCATGCCGCCTCCCTCGAGGAGAGCCGTCGCCTCGCCGCGCACTTCACCGCCCTCGCCCCGTCCTTCCACGACACGGAGGGTCCGGACTTCGACGAGGACGCCGCCGAGGCCGAGCTGCTCTCGGTGGCGCTCGCGCTGCGCTGCACCCGCGCCGTCGCCCGCCGCATCCTCCACGACGCCCACGTGGCCGTCACCCAGCTCCCGCTCACACTGCTCCGGCTGCACAGTGGAGAGTTCCCCGCCGGGTGGTTCGACCGCATCCTGCGCCGCACCCGCCACCTCACCCCGCGCCAGCTGTCCGCGGTGGATGCCGCCGCCTCGCGCTGGCCCACCACCGTGACCACGGAGCAGTTCCATCACCGGCTCTCCCGGCTGCTGGGCCGCCTGGAGTCCCAGCAGGAGATCCCGGCACACCTGACCCCCGAGGGCCGGCGGCGGGTGGAGGTGCTGCCCGCACGGGACGACGGCATCGGCTGCCTGCGCGTGATCGGCCCGGTCCCGGAGATCCTGGCCCTCGCGCAGCGGCTCGACGCCGCCGCCCGTGCCGTCCAGGCGGCCCAGCGCCGCGCCTTCGAGACGGGGGAGGTGCCGCCGGTGGATCCGCGCGGGACCGTCGCCGAGACGGGGATCCCGGCCTCCCTCGCACTCATCCAGTACGACCTGCTCGGCGGCGCAGCCCTGGACACCGACGGGGTGCGGGTGCCGCAGCCCCGCTTCCGCCTGAACATCACCGTCCCCGTCATGACCCTGCTCGGCGGCTCCCAGGAGCCCGGCACGCTCGAGGGGACGATCCCGATCCCGGCCTCGATGGCCCGTGAGCTCGCCGGGCAGAGCGAGACCTGGCACCGCGTGCTCACCGACCCGTGCAGCGGCGCCTTCCTGCCCCTGCCCGCGACGACCTACGCCCCGACCCGCGCCATGCTCGAGCACCTGCGCCTGCGCAACTCCACCTGCGCGGTGCCCGACTGCACCCGCTCCACCTCCTGGGCCTCCGAGGCCGACCACATCGAGGAATACCAGCACGGGGACCCGGAGCACGGCGGCCTCACCGAGATCGAGAACCTGCACCTGCTGTGCTGGCAGCACCACCGGGCGAAGACCCACGGACTGCTGGACCCCGCCCGCCTGCCGAGCACCCCCGGCCTGCCGGGCCGGACCACCTGGTCGATCGGGGACCGGGTGAGCGTGATCGTCCGGGACAACGAGGATCTCGCCACCCCGCACACGACCGCGGCGCTGATGGACTCCTGGGCCCGCCACCAGGCACGGCTCGAGGCGCGACGACGCGCGCTCGAGCGGCGGAGGAACCCACCGCCACCCCCGTTCTGA
- a CDS encoding DNA polymerase Y family protein: MSTIAAAPRTATRTVAVTVPDWPLLAALDRHQRREEKENGEPAPALDLAADPVVLLEQHRVTHAGVAAREAGVLPGMKRRAARAACPEALVLEADREHESALFELVAAAVDTIAAGVDVLRPGVLLMSARGPARHQGGEGPLAERILDAVAELTGWDCAVGIADGPFAALLASPPGRIVREGRSAEYLAPHPIDALRHAPVGPGWGHRGQPSATRPERRLDLGETVDLLQRLGITTLGDLAALPSAAVADRFGPDVATLHLLACGQEPTPPAAHHPTQPILAETTLETPLVRTDQAAFIARPLAEQLHDRLVEHGLVCTRLRIVARTEGGEEMERTWRHDGALTVADVVDRIRWQCDGWITRARLGGPATGAITRIGLHPLQLAPAGENAPALWGSAGEAAQRAARALARAQGLAGEDAVQVPILAGGRLLAEEVTAVPWRSEKPARREGPWPGSLPRPVPATVFRRPPEVRLEDAEGQPVVVTARGLLSAPPARLLIAAPGLPALQRAGLRAGSGYPVIGHGAPVVIDERWWARDGHRAARLQLVVRGASAEETAVLALSRTGEWSLEGLYD, from the coding sequence ATGAGCACGATCGCCGCCGCGCCCCGCACCGCCACCCGCACCGTCGCCGTCACCGTCCCGGACTGGCCGCTGCTCGCGGCGCTGGACCGCCACCAGCGCCGCGAGGAGAAGGAGAACGGTGAACCGGCACCCGCCCTCGACCTCGCCGCCGACCCCGTGGTCCTGCTCGAGCAGCACCGCGTCACCCACGCCGGGGTCGCGGCCCGCGAGGCCGGGGTCCTGCCCGGGATGAAGCGGCGCGCCGCCCGCGCCGCCTGCCCCGAGGCGCTCGTGCTGGAGGCGGACCGCGAGCACGAGTCCGCGCTGTTCGAGCTGGTCGCCGCCGCGGTGGACACGATCGCCGCCGGGGTCGACGTGCTGCGCCCCGGGGTGCTGCTGATGTCGGCCCGCGGGCCGGCCCGCCACCAGGGCGGAGAGGGGCCCCTCGCCGAGCGGATCCTCGATGCGGTCGCCGAGCTCACCGGCTGGGACTGCGCCGTCGGCATCGCCGACGGTCCCTTCGCCGCGCTGCTCGCCTCCCCGCCGGGACGGATCGTGCGCGAGGGCCGCAGCGCCGAGTACCTCGCCCCGCACCCGATCGACGCACTGCGCCACGCGCCCGTCGGCCCTGGCTGGGGGCACCGCGGGCAGCCCTCGGCCACCCGCCCCGAGCGGAGGCTGGACCTGGGGGAGACCGTCGACCTGCTGCAGCGCCTGGGCATCACCACCCTCGGGGACCTCGCCGCCCTGCCGTCGGCCGCGGTCGCCGACCGCTTCGGGCCGGATGTGGCGACCCTGCACCTGCTGGCCTGCGGCCAGGAGCCCACGCCGCCCGCAGCCCACCATCCCACCCAGCCGATCCTCGCCGAGACCACGCTGGAGACCCCGCTGGTGCGCACCGACCAGGCGGCCTTCATCGCCCGACCGCTGGCCGAGCAGCTGCACGACCGGCTCGTCGAGCACGGTCTGGTCTGCACCCGGCTGCGGATCGTGGCCCGCACCGAGGGCGGCGAGGAGATGGAGCGCACCTGGCGGCACGACGGGGCGCTGACCGTCGCCGACGTCGTGGACCGCATCCGCTGGCAATGCGACGGCTGGATCACCCGAGCCCGCCTCGGCGGCCCCGCGACCGGTGCGATCACCCGGATCGGCCTGCACCCGCTGCAGCTCGCCCCGGCGGGGGAGAACGCCCCCGCCCTGTGGGGCAGCGCGGGGGAGGCGGCCCAGCGCGCGGCCCGCGCCCTCGCCCGTGCCCAGGGCCTGGCGGGAGAGGACGCCGTGCAGGTGCCGATCCTCGCCGGCGGGCGGCTGCTGGCCGAGGAGGTGACCGCGGTGCCCTGGCGCAGCGAGAAGCCTGCGCGTCGAGAGGGGCCCTGGCCGGGATCCCTGCCGCGTCCGGTGCCGGCCACCGTGTTCCGCCGGCCGCCCGAGGTGCGGCTCGAGGACGCCGAGGGACAGCCCGTGGTGGTCACCGCTCGGGGCCTGCTGAGCGCTCCGCCCGCGCGTCTGCTCATCGCCGCGCCGGGACTCCCTGCCCTGCAGCGGGCGGGGCTCCGCGCCGGCTCCGGTTACCCGGTGATCGGCCACGGCGCCCCCGTCGTGATCGACGAGCGCTGGTGGGCCCGGGACGGCCACCGCGCCGCGCGCCTGCAGCTGGTGGTGCGCGGCGCGAGCGCCGAGGAGACCGCGGTGCTCGCCCTGTCCCGCACGGGGGAGTGGTCGCTGGAGGGGCTCTATGACTGA